ACGCGTTTGGCAATCCCGCGACGGCCTTGGAGTGGATGCCCAGTGCCGTCATCACGTGGATTTGCACGTTGCTGTAGAGCAGGACGTCGAATCCATCCAGCCCCCAGCCCAGCGCTGCCGCAATCAGCGTGCGTTTCTGTGCCGACGTTGCTTGTGAAATTGTGGGAAGCGTAGTGGAAGCCATGGACGTGGGGATTCTAACAGCTTTTGTCTTTATCTCGAGCGGAGCGAGAGAACCCTATCGTGAACTAGCTATGTGGCAAGGGCCATCCTGATCGCATCTTCAAGGATGAGTCTGATGATTCAAAGTCTTGGCGATGATAGGGGCCCCTCGCTGCGCTTCGGGGTAGCAACAGTATCCACCAACCCAAAATATCTCTGCGCCCTTCTTACATCTTCACCTATCTGCGCCTTCAACGCTCCAATCGATGGAAACTTGATCTCTGGCCTTCGCCATTTCAAAAATGAAATTTCTACCTCCGTCTGTGCAGTAACCTCCAGCGGATGGAAATCGAGCAAATGGGTTTCGATGGCAAAAGACTCATCGCCAAACGTTGGCCGCAGTCCCACGTTGGTGACCGAATTAAATGTTTCATTGTCCACGCGGGTGCGTGTGAAATACACGCCGTCGCAGGGTACCAGATCGTCATAGCGGCTCAGGTTGATCGTCGGGACGGTGTATTTGTGGCCATAGCCGCGACCGCGTCCCGGTGCGCCGGTGATGCTAAAAACACGTCCAAGCAGCCGCCGGGCCATGCTCACTTTGCCCTCCACCAGGAGTCTGCGTATCTGGCTGCTGGAAACCGGAATCCCGCGCACCATCATCACCGGATAGACGCGCACGTCAAAGCCAAACTGTTTGCCCAGATCTTTCAGGCTTGCGGTATTCCCCTCGGCGTTATGGCCAAAGTGAAAATTATCGCCTTCATGCACTTCCTTAGCGCGCAATTTGCCGGCAAGAATATCGCGCGCAAACTCTTCCGGCGTGGTCATGGAGAAATCGCGGGTAAAGGGAATTTCCAGCAGCGCGTCCAGTCCGGTCTGCGCCAGCAGCGCTTCTTTCTTTGCCAGCGGCGTAATCAGTCGCGGCGTCATGTCCGGACGCAGAATGCGGAATGGATGCGGCTCAAACGTCACCGCCATGGCCTTGCTGTGGTTCTGGCGGGCGCGCTCCATTACTTCTTTCAGCACGCTCAGGTGCCCGCAATGGATCCCATCAAAATTTCCTACGCTCAGGATTGTTGGTCCAAAATCTGCGGGCACTTCTTCCAGCGAGCGGAAAATTCTCATGCGATCTGGAACTCCAGCTTCAGCCCGTCATGCGCCAGGCGCACGTGTTCCGGCAGGTTCTTGTTCGTTTCGCGATGCGGCAAATCGTGGGAGATGTGAGTAAAGAAAGCGCGTTGCGGCTTAAGTTCTTCCACCAGCTTCAATGAGTTCTCCACAGTAGAGTGCGTAGGATGCGGACGATGACGCAACGCGTCGAGGAAGAGTATGTCCAGCCCGCGCAGCCGCTCTTTTGATTGCGCAGGAATTTCGCTGAAGTCTGTCAGGTATGCCGCTGAGCCAAAGCGGAAGCCATGAATTACTGCTTCTCCATGTACGATCTCCACTGGCTCAAAGCTGGCGCCAAACAGTTCCACCACTCCGTTAAACCGGTTCATCTCAACCTTTGCGAT
This DNA window, taken from Terriglobia bacterium, encodes the following:
- a CDS encoding bifunctional riboflavin kinase/FAD synthetase — encoded protein: MRIFRSLEEVPADFGPTILSVGNFDGIHCGHLSVLKEVMERARQNHSKAMAVTFEPHPFRILRPDMTPRLITPLAKKEALLAQTGLDALLEIPFTRDFSMTTPEEFARDILAGKLRAKEVHEGDNFHFGHNAEGNTASLKDLGKQFGFDVRVYPVMMVRGIPVSSSQIRRLLVEGKVSMARRLLGRVFSITGAPGRGRGYGHKYTVPTINLSRYDDLVPCDGVYFTRTRVDNETFNSVTNVGLRPTFGDESFAIETHLLDFHPLEVTAQTEVEISFLKWRRPEIKFPSIGALKAQIGEDVRRAQRYFGLVDTVATPKRSEGPLSSPRL
- a CDS encoding MBL fold metallo-hydrolase, which translates into the protein MKAILTVLGSGTSMGVPTIGCDCRVCTSDDPHDRRLRPSVLVEYDGRTVLIDTTPDFREQAIREKIKRLDAVLYTHAHADHILGLDDIRPLSFRREGKIPLYAHASAADNLEDIFRYIFKSDYKFGGIAKVEMNRFNGVVELFGASFEPVEIVHGEAVIHGFRFGSAAYLTDFSEIPAQSKERLRGLDILFLDALRHRPHPTHSTVENSLKLVEELKPQRAFFTHISHDLPHRETNKNLPEHVRLAHDGLKLEFQIA